The Gambusia affinis linkage group LG09, SWU_Gaff_1.0, whole genome shotgun sequence DNA window AGTCCtcgaaagaaaacaaagatcagTGGCAACCATGGAAGGTTTTATTTGCTGTCTAGATTGGAGAAGGTATGTTCTGACAATTTTTGTCTGCTTCGCTGCCTTTAAATCCGCGTTTGCAGTAACGCACTATTCTGTTCCGGAAGAACTGGAAGAAGGCTCCGTAGTCGCAAATCTCGCCGGAGATTTAGGACTAGATGTAAAGAAATTGATCGATCGAAAAATGCGCCTGGACACCATAGGAAGTCGGAAATATTTGGACGTGAACAAAGAAACAGGGGAGCTGTTCATTGTCGAGCGAATTGATAGAGAATCTCTTTGCCCCGCCAAGACGTCGTGTTATCTGAAAATGGAGGCTATAATTGAAAACCCCAAACGGATATTTTATATCGAGTTGGAGATAATGGACATTAATGATAACGCACCTCATTTCAGAAGAGACACAATAGATCTAGATATTTCAGAGGCAACACAGGCTGGTGAGCGGTTTTCTGTGAGCAACGCAGTTGATCCTGATGTGGGTTCTAATGCTCTCAAAACATATCATCTGAGCGAAAGTGATTTTTTTACGATAGAAATTCAGACTGGGAGAGATGGATCAAAATTTCCTGacttgattttgaaaaaaaatattgatcgAGAAGAGCAAGCGGTTCATAATTTAATACTCACAGCTGTAGACGGTGGCTTACCCTCTCGTTCTGGAACAGCCAGCATTATTGTCCATGTTTTAGATACAAATGACAACGCCCCAAAATTCAAACCAGAAAACTATGAAGTCAGCGTTTTAGAAAATTCTCCCATTGGAAGTAGGGTAATTCATCTTAATGCGACTGATGAGGACGACGgattaaattcagaattaaTATATTCATATAGTTTGTACACATCAGAGAAAACgcaggaaacatttaaattaaacccaACAACAGGTGAAATAACAGTGAAAGGTGTATTGAATTATGAAGATCTTAGGATTTATGACATGGAAGTTATTGCAACTGATAAAGGAGTTAGTGCACTATCAGGacaatgtaaaattaaaattcttgtGGAGGACATGAATGATAACCATCCACATATTTCAATTAAATCCTTTCAGAGTCCAGTCAGTGAGAACATAGAGTTAGACACAGTGATAGCTGTAGTTAGTGTCAGTGATAAAGACTCAGGTGATAATGGACAGGTTGATCTTCATATTCCAGAGAACATGCCTTTCAAACTGAGGGAGTCCTCTGATAACTATTATGAGTTAGTGGTGTCAGAGCCATTAGACAGAGAGAAGGTCCCAGAATATGAAATCACCTTCACTGTCACAGACAGAGGGTCTCCTCCTCTATCTGACAATGAAACTATGACTTTGGAGCTGCTGGATGTTAATGACAATGTTCCTCAGTTCTCCCAGTCATTTTATACCATACGTGTCATGGAGAATAACGCACCTAGCTCCTTGCTCAGCTCACTCACTGCATTTGACCCTGACCTCCATGAAAACCagtatctagtttatttcaTCATAGAGAAGGAGATTGCCAACACCTCCATGTCTATGCTGTTCTCCATCAATCCAGAGAATGGGAATCTTTATGCCCTGAAAACCTTTGACTATGAGATTGAGAAGGAGTTTCTTTTCCACATTGAGGCCAGAGACTCTGGTTCTCCTCCTCTCAGCAGTAATGTGACCGTCCACATCATTGTTGTTGACCAAAATGACAACGCTCCAGTTATTGTCTCTCCTTGGCGAGCTCATGGCTCAGTGGTGGAGGAGAAGATCCCCAGATCTACTGATAAAGGATCCCTGGTGGCTAAAGTGATCGCCTTAGACACAGACTCTGTGCACAACTCTCGGATTACCTACCAGTTTCTCCAGGTGACTGATGCTTCCTTGTTCAGCTTGGACCAATACAACGGAGAGATCAGGACTATGAGGATGTTCAGTTACAAAGACTCACGCCACCACAGACTGGTTGTTGTTGCCAAGGACAACGGGGAGCCTGCTCTCTCTGCTACAGTCACCATCAAGCTGCTGACAGTGGAGACTGATGTTACTCTGACATTACATGACTGAGATGCCTCTGGAATACGACATCTTTTCAGACATCAACCTGTATCTGGTCATCGGTCTGGCCTCGGTGTCATTTCTCCTGCTCATCACCATCCTGGTCACCATCGTGCTGAAGTGTCAGAAACCCAAACCCAGCAAAAGTGCTCCTCCCAGCAGGAACAGTGTGATCAGTGAGAGGAACTCCACCATCGCAGACTCCACTCTGGTCTCCAACGATGCCTACTGGTACAGTCTGTTTCTAGCAGAGACCAGGAAAGGAAAGCTGGTGGTCAGACAGCCTGTGCCAAAGGGCTCCAGATACATCGTGTCCAGCATCCCGAGAGGGACGGGACTGTCAGAGACTAGTGACTCAGCTGCTTCTACTCTGCAGGTAGGACAAATATAAgtgaaaatattaaactcagattgttttcaaaaacttcaaaaatgtatttctaatttcaCATAGAAAGGAATTACCTTATaagtaattttataataaaaacaaaattgcatgAATAAATGccctattaaaataaaaataaaaaaaattaccaagtTCAACATAGATATTACCTCGTTTATTATCAGATAACTATTAAATAACCCGTATCACTTACTTTGCACATCGTAGATCTTTATATACTGTGAaggctttgtgtttctgtcctgTGAGGTTCTCTTGTACATCTATAAATTATgcgtaaaacattttctctgatcATTTCTGTCGTCAATAAATTTAATGTTCTGTACAATGTCTTGAACTCCTGTTACACTACAAACGGACTCGGtcataaaataatagaaaaacaaataaagaaaaaaaatcgaACCTACTTAAAAACCTAATTTGCGTCCTTGCAGCACCtcttatttactttattttttgggggttgTGTATTAAGCGAAAAATCGCCTAAATGtacaaacaagacagaaaagaaaacgaATCACCCAAGGATGGATTTGTACGTCCATGAAAAAGTAACACGTCAGAATATAATAAAGGAAATATGAAAACTATAAATGAATCCTTGAACAGGTTGTAAAACATTTCGAAACATAAtcgaaactgaaaaaaatttaaatccattttaaaatgtttttctttccgtCTCCTCCGTaacaacacaattttaaaataagccGTTCATGTCGCTGCTCTCCAAGAAAAGAAAGCATTGGTGAAGTCATCGTTTTCACGACAGTTCGTTGGATGCCGTGAAGAATCATTCCTTTCTCGACTCTGCTATGAAAAGGAGTCGTTTATATAAAATCTCGCTTATATTTGGTACAAATACACCACCAAATATCAAGTATAGGGCTTTGAAGACGGATTAATGATAATGGCTCgccaacatgtttgttttgcgTGGAAGAGGTTTGTCGCAGCgttcctctgtttttcttccatcctGGACACGGTAAGCACGGTAACTCATTATTCCGTTCCGGAGGAAATGGATGAAGGGTCCGTTGTTGCGAATTTGGCAGCTGATTTGGGATTAGATATAAGAAGtctgagcaaaagaaaaatgcgGGTGGACGTGGTGGGCAACAAGAAATATCTTGATATTAACAAAGACACCGGAgagctttttattttggaaaggaTTGACAGGGAGTTTCTTTGTCCTCTCAAGACAACCACGTCCTGCTTCCTAAGAATAGACGCAACAATTGAAAACCCCGTGCGCATGTTTAATATAGAGGTTGAAATACTGGACATAAATGATAACGCTCCTCATTTTAGAAGAGGAACGATGCATTTGGACATCTCAGAGTCGAGCCCTGTTGGAGAGAGATTCTCCCTGAACAACGCTGCTGACCCGGATGTCGGAACGAATTCTGTAAAAAACTACCATCTGAGCGCCAGTGAAAATTTTGCTATTGAAATTCAGACCGGGAGGGACGGAACGAAGTTTGCTGATTTGGTTCTGAAAAAGGCTCTGGACAGAGAACAGCGGGCTGTTCATAATCTGATTCTGACCGCTGTGGACGGTGGGGTGCCCACGCGCACAGGTACAGCCAGCATTATTGTTCGCGTGCTTGATGTGAACGACAACGCCCCTTCATTTGACAAAGACCAGTATGTTGTGGATGTGATGGAGAACTCGCCCATTGGAAGCTTAGTGATCAAACTGAATGCTACTGATTTAGATGAAGGCTCCAACTCTGACATGACTTACGCATACAGTTTATACACATCAGAGAGAACCCAGATGATGTTTAACCTGAATCCAGAAAATGGTGAGATCAGAGTAAAGGAAATGATAAATTAtgaagatttgaaaatgtatgaaatggAGGTGATAGCCAGTGATAAAGGACCAACCTCCTTATCTGGACAGTGCAGAGTTACAATCCAGGTGACTGACATGAATGACAACCATCCTGAAATTTCCATAAAATCCTTTCAGAGTCCAGTAAAAGAGAATGTGGCCACAGACACAGTGATAGCTGTAGTTAGTGTCAGTGATAAAGACTCAGGTGATAATGGACAGGTTGATCTTAATATTCCAGAGAACATGCCTTTCAAACTGAGGGAGTCCTCTGATAACTATTATGAGTTAGTGGTGTCAGAGCCATTAGACAGAGAGAAGGTCCCAGAATATGAAATCACCTTCACTGTCACAGACAGAGGGTCTCCTCCTCTATCTGACAATGAAACTATGACTTTGGAGCTGCTGGATGTTAATGACAATGTTCCTCAGTTCTCCCAGTCATTTTATACCATACGTGTCATGGAGAATAACGCACCTAGCTCCTTGCTCAGCTCACTCACTGCATTTGATCCTGACCTCCATGAAAACCagtatctagtttatttcaTCATAGAGAAGGAGATTGCCAACACCTCCATGTCTATGCTGTTCTCCATCAATCCAGAGAACGGGAATCTTTATGCACTGAAAACGTTTGACTATGAGATTGAGAAGGAGTTTCTTTTCCACATTGAGGCCAGAGACTCTGGTTCTCCTCCTCTGAGCAGTAATGTGACCGTCCACATCATCGTTGTTGACCAAAACGCCCAGTTATTGTCTCTCCTTGGCGAGCTCATGGCTCAATGGTGGAGGAAAAGATCCCCAGATCTACTGATAAAGGATCCCTGGTGGCTAAAGTGATCGCCTTAGACACAGACTCTGTGCACAACTCTCGGATTACCTACCAGTTTCTCCAGGTGACTGATGCTTCCTTGTTCAGCTTGGACCAATACAACGGAGAGATCAGGACTATGAGGATGTTCAGTTACAAAGACTCGCGCCACCACAGACTGGTTGTTGTTGCCAAGGACAACGGGGAGCCTGCTCTCTCTGCTACAGTCACCATCAAGCTGCTGACAGTGGAGACTGATGTTAAGGCGTACTCTGACATGACTGAAATGCCTCTGGAATACGACATCTTTTCAGACATCAACCTGTATCTGGTCATCGGTCTGGCCTCGGTGTCATTTCTCCTACTCATCACCATCCTGGTCACCATCGTGCTGAAGTGTCAGAAACCCAAACCCAGCAAAAGTGCTCCTCCCAGCAGGAACAGTGTGATCAGTGAGAGGAACTCCACCATCGCAGACTCCACTCTGGTCTCCAACGATGCCTACTGGTACAGTCTGTTTCTAGCAGAGACCAGGAAAGGAAAGCTGGTGGTCAGACAGCCTGTGCCAAAGGGCTCCAGATACATCGTGTCCAGCATCCCGAGAGGGACGGGACTGTCAGAGACTAGTGACTCAGCTGCTTCTACTCTGCAGGTAGGGCGATCTTAAAGAAGACttacaaacagatttttatgtaattttttaaaggtCTTTATAATTTGATTGAATATATGAGATTATGCCTCATTTTTGATGCCAACAGTGAAGCATCAACATAAATTTTACATGATGAAAAGattatatatctttttttatcttcacaGAAAGATTGAAATAAAGTCAATTATAATTTAGGCAATGACCATTTTATTATGATTTCCAACATTAAATCTATATAAGGGCAATAAATCCAAATACccaatgttattttaaaactttattgagTTTATATTCTGATGAACAAAgtgaaatgtaataatttacaatttattctaaaggatgttaaatattttggtaTGAATTAGAGGTAGCATTccaaaatgtataaaaccaacaaaaaaaaaaacagtttcaacagtataatttcatttatttatttatctaaaaaaagaCATAAGACTTTATATAAAACATGCATCATGATGTTTCTTTcacataaagaaatgtaaatttctttaaatatgcattttatttcaagcttggtgtaaaattctgaaaaatgttcttcaagttacaatttaatattttttccatacaAAATGCTGTGAATATTGTTGTGATTATTATTTCATCTGCTGTTTAGCATGGACACTtccacagaaatatttttaacatctatgcgtttgtttatcttttatacAGTCCTTTTGATAATAACATCTAAATATCCAAACTGGCCTAATCCGATCAAATGATAATTaacaatattctttttttaaattaattttcatgtAATGTGAAGTTTCATCTGTTTAATGGACTTCTCGTTAAATCACCTAGCGACATTAATATTCCTTCTTGTCATTTTATCTTGAGaaaatgtctgtttctgttGGTACCAAAATCTATTCTTTGTTCTATAagtaatttagttattttttttcctactgtgACTTAAAGCATAAGTTTCCACATGttaatt harbors:
- the LOC122836602 gene encoding protocadherin alpha-C2-like, yielding MEGFICCLDWRRYVLTIFVCFAAFKSAFAVTHYSVPEELEEGSVVANLAGDLGLDVKKLIDRKMRLDTIGSRKYLDVNKETGELFIVERIDRESLCPAKTSCYLKMEAIIENPKRIFYIELEIMDINDNAPHFRRDTIDLDISEATQAGERFSVSNAVDPDVGSNALKTYHLSESDFFTIEIQTGRDGSKFPDLILKKNIDREEQAVHNLILTAVDGGLPSRSGTASIIVHVLDTNDNAPKFKPENYEVSVLENSPIGSRVIHLNATDEDDGLNSELIYSYSLYTSEKTQETFKLNPTTGEITVKGVLNYEDLRIYDMEVIATDKGVSALSGQCKIKILVEDMNDNHPHISIKSFQSPVSENIELDTVIAVVSVSDKDSGDNGQVDLHIPENMPFKLRESSDNYYELVVSEPLDREKVPEYEITFTVTDRGSPPLSDNETMTLELLDVNDNVPQFSQSFYTIRVMENNAPSSLLSSLTAFDPDLHENQYLVYFIIEKEIANTSMSMLFSINPENGNLYALKTFDYEIEKEFLFHIEARDSGSPPLSSNVTVHIIVVDQNDNAPVIVSPWRAHGSVVEEKIPRSTDKGSLVAKVIALDTDSVHNSRITYQFLQVTDASLFSLDQYNGEIRTMRMFSYKDSRHHRLVVVAKDNGEPALSATVTIKLLTVETDVKAYSDMTEMPLEYDIFSDINLYLVIGLASVSFLLLITILVTIVLKCQKPKPSKSAPPSRNSVISERNSTIADSTLVSNDAYWYSLFLAETRKGKLVVRQPVPKGSRYIVSSIPRGTGLSETSDSAASTLQVQLTVTVNYFPWCILWNFFSLFTLEQVLVHVVK